GCGGTAGCTCAACACGTGGTTGAGCCACGGCAGCGGCTGGAAGTAGCTGGACGAGACCACGCTCCGGATGAACTGCTCGCCGAAGCCCACCCCGCCGAAGTCGAACCCGAAGACGGACAGGCCGCCGCGGGTGGGATCGAAGACGTTGTCGCGGGTGTCGCGCGTGAAGTTCACGCCGATCAGGGACGTGAGATGGGTACCTTCCTGCGACAGCAGCTCGGGGCTGCCCAGCGGGTTCACGTCGCTGACCCGGTCCTCGCTGACCCGGTAGGTGGCGTTCCAGCGGGAGTACTCCCCGAAGGGATGCCCGAGCCGGATGTCGCCGCCCAGGGAGTTGACGGTGTAGTCGGGGAGGATCCGGCGCGTGTTGAAGAGATCGAAGCCGGCGGCGAGCGGGCGATCGAAGAGCCAGGGCTCGGTGAAGCCGATCGTCCCGGTCTGGATATTCTCGCCGCCCCGGATGCGCAGGAACACCTCCCAGCCCTTGCCGAGGAAGTTGCGCTGCGAGAGGTCGAGGGTGCCGAGGACGCCGTCCTGGGAGCTGTAGCCGCCGCCGATCGAGAAGAGGCCGGTCGGCTTCTCGGTCACGTCGATGTTGACGATGATCTTGTCCTTGGAGGACCCGGGCGCGGTCTTGGCCTCGACCTTGTCGAAGTAGTTGAGGTTGGTCAGCCGCTGCTTGGCTCGCGCGAGCTTCTGGCTCGTGAAGAGGTCGCCCTCGGCCATCGGGATCTCACGCCGGAGGATCTTCTCCTCGCTCCGGGTATTGCCCGCGATGTTGATCCGCTCGACGTACGTCTCGGGGCCCTCCGAGATCTCGAAGGTGACGTTGATGACCCGCCCCGGAGTGTCCTGGGTGGTGTTGGGCGTCACGTCGGCGGAGGCGCGCCCGATCGCGCTGTAGAGGTCGGCGACCCCCTTGACGCTGTCCCGCAGCTTGGTGCGGGAGAACACGTCACCGGTCCGGAACTCGATCCGCTTCCGGATCTCCTCCTGGGGCAGCACCGAGTTGCCGGTCACGTCCACGCCGCCCACCTTGAACTGGGGCCCCTCCACCACCACCACCCGGATGGTGGCGCGGGCGTTCACCCGGTCCACGTTGATCTCCGACTTCTCCACCCGCGCCTGCACGTAGCCGTAGTCGTTGTAGAGCTGGATGATCCGGTCCACGTCCTCGTCGAGCCGCTGGCGCTGAACCGTCCCCCGCAGGACGATGTACTCTCGCTCCTGGGTCTCCATGACCCGCTTGACTTCCTTGGGGGTGAGCCCCTGCGCGCCCTCGATCACGATCTGGTCGATGCTGATGCGGCGGCCTTCGGCGATACGGAAGGTGATGGTCACGTCCCCGTCGGGCAGCTTCTCGACGTCGGGGGTGATGCCGACCTCGAAGTAGCCTTCCTGCTCGTAGAACTCCTTCAGCTTGTCGGCGGCCCGGTTGACCTCCACCGGGTTGTACACGCTGCCGAGCTTCAGATCGATCTTCTCCTGAAGGGTGGCCGAGTCCTGTTTCTTGTTGCCGGCGAAGAGGATGTCGCGGATGAACGGGCGTTCCGCCACCACGTAGACCAGCTTGACGCCGCCTTCGAAGTCCTCGACCTTCACCTGGACGTCGTCGAAGAAGCCGAGGGCGAAGATGGCTCGGATGTCCTCGGCGGTCCGGCTGGCTGCGAAGGGTGTGCCGATCTTGGCCCCGACCCGGCCCAGGATCACCGCCTCCTGGACGCGGCGGTTCCCCTGGACCGCGATCTCCTTGATGATGATCGGCTTGTCAGCGGGAGCGGGGACCTGGGCGAGTGCCGCGAACGGCCCTAGAAGGATCGCAAAAAAAATGGAGAGAGCGTATCTCCCCCGAGCGGTCATCAAGGACTTGAGTTCGTCTGTCGTTCAGTGTTCCGCCAGCGCCAGCCGGGGCTCGGCCACCGGGACCTCGCGGAAGACGAGATCCTGCCCCTGGGCGTCCACCTCGATTCGCGCGCCGTCGCCGAACTGCCCGCGGACGATCGCCTCGGCGAGGGGATCCTCGATGTGCTTCTG
This genomic interval from Candidatus Methylomirabilota bacterium contains the following:
- the bamA gene encoding outer membrane protein assembly factor BamA, which produces MTARGRYALSIFFAILLGPFAALAQVPAPADKPIIIKEIAVQGNRRVQEAVILGRVGAKIGTPFAASRTAEDIRAIFALGFFDDVQVKVEDFEGGVKLVYVVAERPFIRDILFAGNKKQDSATLQEKIDLKLGSVYNPVEVNRAADKLKEFYEQEGYFEVGITPDVEKLPDGDVTITFRIAEGRRISIDQIVIEGAQGLTPKEVKRVMETQEREYIVLRGTVQRQRLDEDVDRIIQLYNDYGYVQARVEKSEINVDRVNARATIRVVVVEGPQFKVGGVDVTGNSVLPQEEIRKRIEFRTGDVFSRTKLRDSVKGVADLYSAIGRASADVTPNTTQDTPGRVINVTFEISEGPETYVERINIAGNTRSEEKILRREIPMAEGDLFTSQKLARAKQRLTNLNYFDKVEAKTAPGSSKDKIIVNIDVTEKPTGLFSIGGGYSSQDGVLGTLDLSQRNFLGKGWEVFLRIRGGENIQTGTIGFTEPWLFDRPLAAGFDLFNTRRILPDYTVNSLGGDIRLGHPFGEYSRWNATYRVSEDRVSDVNPLGSPELLSQEGTHLTSLIGVNFTRDTRDNVFDPTRGGLSVFGFDFGGVGFGEQFIRSVVSSSYFQPLPWLNHVLSYRLLAGYSLGWSNEPVPLFERFYLGGSNSLRQFKSLQVSPKDSTGTRIGGNSELLFSVEYQIPLVFGLKAAVFTDIGQVWGPDISAGTKIDLSDLRYGVGAGLRWNSPFGPIRIDYGIKLDQKKGESFGEFNFSAGSSF